One segment of Pseudanabaena sp. FACHB-2040 DNA contains the following:
- the glmU gene encoding bifunctional UDP-N-acetylglucosamine diphosphorylase/glucosamine-1-phosphate N-acetyltransferase GlmU — protein sequence MVAVAILAAGKGTRMKSSLPKVLHSVGGKTMVERVLEGLSGINPEHQFIIFGFGKDQVQNALSHRPNLTFVEQAEQLGTGHAVQQVIPHLEGFEGDLLVLNGDLPLLRPSTIENLVKTHQEKGNAATLLTAQLPDPTGYGRVFCNDQNIVTEIVEHRDCTPAQRQNPRINAGAYCFNWQALMQVLPHLKADNDQKEYYLTDVVKDLNPVMAFNVEDYQEILGINNRKQLAEAYAILQDRIKDQWMAAGVTLIDPISTTIDTTVHIEPDVIIEPQTHLRGDTTIGTGSRIGPGSLIEDSQIGANVTVAFSVISDSVIQDGARVGPYAHLRGHAVVGENCRIGNFVELKKATLGDRTNVAHLSYLGDATLGTQVNVGAGTITANYDGYKKHPTIIGDRTKTGSNSVLVAPITIGSDVTVGAGSVITKDVPDDCLVVARAPQKSVPGWRPRHLREEKKE from the coding sequence ATGGTAGCTGTCGCAATTTTGGCCGCCGGTAAAGGCACGCGGATGAAGTCGAGCCTGCCCAAAGTTCTGCATTCGGTGGGCGGCAAAACGATGGTAGAGCGAGTCTTAGAAGGGCTTTCTGGAATCAACCCAGAGCACCAGTTCATTATCTTTGGATTTGGCAAAGACCAGGTGCAAAACGCCCTGTCTCACCGGCCCAATTTGACCTTCGTCGAGCAGGCCGAACAGCTAGGTACCGGGCACGCCGTTCAGCAAGTGATCCCCCATCTGGAGGGCTTTGAGGGCGATCTGCTGGTGCTCAACGGCGATCTGCCCTTGCTGCGCCCCTCCACGATTGAAAACCTGGTGAAAACGCACCAAGAGAAGGGCAATGCCGCCACCCTACTCACCGCCCAGCTACCCGACCCCACCGGCTACGGGCGCGTCTTTTGCAACGACCAAAACATCGTCACCGAAATCGTCGAACACCGCGACTGCACCCCTGCCCAGCGCCAAAACCCCCGCATCAATGCCGGGGCCTACTGCTTTAACTGGCAAGCGCTGATGCAGGTATTGCCCCACCTCAAGGCCGACAACGACCAGAAAGAGTACTACCTGACCGACGTAGTCAAAGACCTCAACCCAGTGATGGCGTTTAACGTCGAAGACTACCAGGAAATTCTGGGTATCAACAACCGCAAGCAGTTGGCCGAAGCCTACGCCATTCTGCAAGATCGCATCAAAGACCAGTGGATGGCCGCTGGCGTTACCCTGATCGATCCCATCAGCACCACCATCGACACCACAGTGCACATCGAGCCCGATGTCATCATCGAGCCTCAGACTCACCTGCGGGGCGACACCACCATTGGCACCGGCAGCCGCATTGGCCCCGGCAGCCTAATCGAAGACAGCCAGATCGGGGCCAACGTGACCGTTGCCTTCTCGGTCATCTCCGACAGCGTGATCCAGGATGGGGCACGGGTAGGCCCCTATGCGCACCTGCGAGGCCATGCTGTAGTTGGAGAGAACTGCCGCATCGGCAACTTCGTTGAACTCAAGAAGGCCACGCTAGGCGATCGCACTAACGTCGCTCACCTGTCTTACCTGGGCGATGCCACGCTAGGAACTCAGGTCAACGTTGGCGCAGGCACCATCACCGCCAACTACGACGGCTATAAAAAGCACCCAACCATAATTGGCGATCGCACCAAAACCGGCTCCAACAGCGTCCTAGTCGCCCCCATCACCATCGGCTCCGACGTCACCGTTGGCGCAGGTTCTGTCATCACTAAAGACGTACCCGACGATTGCCTAGTCGTCGCCCGCGCCCCGCAAAAGAGCGTTCCTGGCTGGCGACCTCGGCATTTGCGAGAAGAGAAGAAGGAGTAG
- a CDS encoding DMT family transporter — translation MDSQRRALIQVHVSVFLFGLAGLFGKFLTLPASFIVLGRTGFASLALGLWLLRYQTALRPTSRWDLLGLVGLGGLLAFHWYSFFLAIQLSTVAIGLLTFSSFPVFVTLLEPWFFKTRWRWRDGAIATAVLFGVVLVIPEYSFSASSTVGAIWGLLSGLSFALLQLVNKGYRQRYSAFAIALYQNVFACLSLLLVTPLSAALLTPYSLGLLLVLGVLCTALAHTLFIESLAVLRTQLASVISALEPVYGILLAVVLLGEIPNARTLIGGLLILGTTTVATYWEGEG, via the coding sequence ATGGATTCTCAGCGGCGGGCACTGATCCAGGTTCACGTCTCGGTCTTTTTGTTTGGCCTAGCTGGGCTCTTTGGCAAGTTTCTGACCCTTCCTGCGAGCTTCATTGTCTTAGGTCGGACGGGCTTTGCCAGTTTGGCGCTGGGTCTGTGGCTGCTGCGGTATCAAACCGCTCTGCGGCCCACAAGCCGCTGGGATTTGCTGGGACTGGTGGGGTTGGGCGGGCTGCTGGCCTTTCACTGGTACAGCTTTTTTCTAGCCATTCAGCTGTCTACGGTGGCGATTGGACTGCTGACGTTTTCCAGCTTTCCGGTCTTTGTCACGCTGCTAGAGCCTTGGTTTTTTAAGACCCGCTGGCGCTGGCGTGATGGTGCGATCGCAACCGCAGTCCTCTTCGGCGTTGTTCTAGTGATCCCTGAATACAGCTTTAGCGCCAGCAGCACCGTTGGCGCGATCTGGGGCCTGCTGTCGGGTCTATCGTTCGCGCTGCTGCAGCTCGTTAACAAGGGCTACCGGCAGCGATATTCGGCATTTGCGATCGCGCTGTACCAAAATGTCTTTGCCTGCCTCAGCCTTCTGCTGGTCACGCCCCTGTCAGCAGCCCTGCTAACCCCCTATAGCCTGGGCCTGCTGCTAGTTCTAGGCGTGCTCTGCACTGCTCTGGCCCATACCCTCTTTATCGAGAGCCTGGCAGTGCTACGCACCCAGCTAGCCAGCGTCATTAGCGCTTTAGAGCCCGTCTACGGCATTCTCCTGGCAGTAGTTTTGCTAGGGGAAATTCCCAATGCGAGAACGCTGATCGGGGGGCTGTTGATTTTAGGCACAACGACGGTGGCGACTTATTGGGAGGGTGAGGGGTAG
- a CDS encoding DUF2996 domain-containing protein: MAEEQTPKPPKEVTPQVDPSAPAGDAPEAEGKAPEAEGKAPAARAAGKAAAGEAKPKAAAGDAKPKKEKPPAVEDKPFEQFIQQDFLPSLDKALKQNAKGEIALSFKKQPLQVHGLSDSEEYWQVSGQWQENQRQFNIAFTDENIGSQKLFYCSSGDFKGSTVEQFMGDERKITLDLMLLYTLQRLNGQKWLNRN; the protein is encoded by the coding sequence ATGGCTGAAGAACAAACGCCTAAACCGCCTAAAGAAGTAACGCCCCAGGTGGATCCATCAGCTCCTGCTGGTGATGCTCCTGAAGCTGAAGGCAAAGCCCCTGAGGCTGAGGGCAAGGCCCCTGCTGCTCGCGCCGCTGGGAAAGCCGCTGCTGGTGAAGCCAAACCCAAGGCGGCTGCCGGTGACGCTAAGCCCAAGAAGGAAAAGCCGCCTGCTGTTGAAGACAAGCCGTTTGAGCAGTTCATTCAGCAGGATTTTCTGCCAAGCCTAGACAAGGCCCTGAAGCAAAATGCTAAGGGAGAAATTGCGCTGTCTTTCAAGAAGCAACCTTTGCAGGTTCACGGGCTGTCTGATAGCGAGGAGTACTGGCAGGTTAGCGGTCAGTGGCAGGAGAACCAGCGGCAATTTAACATTGCCTTTACCGATGAAAATATCGGTAGCCAAAAGCTCTTCTACTGCTCCAGTGGCGACTTTAAGGGCAGCACGGTTGAGCAGTTCATGGGCGATGAGCGCAAGATAACGCTCGATCTGATGTTGCTCTATACTCTGCAGCGCCTGAACGGGCAAAAGTGGCTAAACCGCAACTAG
- the gmd gene encoding GDP-mannose 4,6-dehydratase — translation MSQPKRALLTGITGQDGSYLAELLLEKGYEVHGLIRRTSTFNTDRIDDIYEDPHKEGARLFLYYGDLTDGTMLRRILEQVQPHEVYNLGAQSHVRVSFDSPEYTVDTVGMGTLRLLEAIRDYQQRTSLEVRFYQAGSSEMFGKVQEIPQKETTPFYPRSPYACAKVYAHWQTVNYRESYDLFACNGILFNHESPRRGETFVTRKITRAVARIVAGQQKKIYLGNLDAKRDWGYAKDYVKAMWLMLQQDQPDDYVVATGETHSIKEFLDIAFQHVNLDWQNYVEFDSRYLRPAEVELLIGDPAKAREKLGWEPTVTFDQLVKLMVEADLDAVGVQHNGAASLDIATLRREMLHLAPQG, via the coding sequence ATGAGCCAACCCAAACGTGCACTGCTGACCGGCATTACCGGACAAGACGGTTCCTACCTGGCAGAACTGCTGCTCGAAAAAGGGTATGAAGTGCATGGATTGATCCGGCGGACCTCCACATTCAATACCGACCGCATCGATGACATTTACGAAGATCCTCACAAAGAAGGGGCTCGGCTCTTTCTCTACTATGGTGATTTGACCGATGGCACCATGCTGCGCCGCATTTTGGAGCAGGTGCAGCCCCACGAAGTCTACAACCTGGGAGCCCAGTCCCATGTACGAGTCAGCTTCGACTCCCCCGAATACACAGTTGATACCGTTGGCATGGGCACTCTGCGGCTGCTGGAGGCCATCCGCGACTACCAGCAGCGCACCAGCTTAGAGGTGCGCTTTTACCAGGCAGGCTCCTCGGAAATGTTTGGTAAAGTCCAGGAAATTCCCCAAAAAGAAACGACCCCCTTCTACCCCCGCAGCCCCTACGCCTGCGCCAAGGTCTACGCCCACTGGCAAACGGTAAACTACCGCGAATCTTACGACCTGTTTGCGTGCAACGGCATTCTCTTTAACCACGAGTCGCCTCGCCGGGGAGAAACCTTCGTCACCCGTAAAATCACTCGCGCCGTTGCCCGCATCGTCGCTGGACAGCAGAAAAAAATCTACCTGGGCAATCTCGATGCCAAGCGCGACTGGGGCTACGCCAAAGACTACGTCAAAGCCATGTGGCTGATGCTGCAACAGGACCAGCCCGATGATTATGTCGTCGCCACCGGAGAAACCCACTCCATTAAAGAATTCCTCGATATTGCTTTTCAGCACGTCAACTTGGACTGGCAGAACTATGTCGAGTTCGACAGCCGCTACCTGCGCCCCGCCGAAGTAGAGCTGTTGATTGGCGATCCTGCCAAGGCCCGTGAGAAGCTTGGTTGGGAACCTACTGTTACCTTTGATCAGCTAGTCAAGCTGATGGTAGAAGCCGATCTCGATGCCGTCGGCGTTCAGCACAACGGCGCTGCCAGCTTGGATATTGCTACGCTGCGGCGGGAGATGCTGCATTTGGCTCCTCAGGGGTAG
- the fabG gene encoding 3-oxoacyl-[acyl-carrier-protein] reductase, whose amino-acid sequence MSEAASKSLQGQVAIITGASRGIGRAVALSLATEGASVVVNYASSSGAAEELVTQITHQGGSALALQADVSKVDQVDALVAATLEKWGRVDILVNNAGITRDTLLLRMKPEDWQAVIDLNLTGVFLCTRAVAKTMLKQRSGRIINIASVAGQMGNPGQANYSAAKAGVIGFTKTIAKEMASRGVTVNAVAPGFITTDMTDGLSNTEDILKFIPLGRFGKPEDIAGMVRFLAVDPAAAYITGQTFNVDGGMVMA is encoded by the coding sequence ATGTCTGAAGCAGCGTCCAAATCCCTCCAAGGCCAGGTCGCCATCATTACTGGGGCTTCCCGTGGGATTGGGCGGGCAGTGGCGCTGTCGCTGGCAACTGAAGGGGCCAGCGTGGTGGTCAACTACGCCAGTTCCAGTGGTGCAGCAGAGGAGCTAGTGACCCAAATTACCCATCAGGGCGGCAGTGCCTTAGCCCTGCAGGCCGATGTTTCGAAAGTCGATCAGGTCGATGCTCTGGTAGCCGCTACCTTAGAGAAATGGGGCCGGGTTGACATCCTAGTAAACAATGCCGGCATTACCCGCGACACCCTGCTGCTGCGCATGAAGCCAGAAGACTGGCAGGCCGTAATTGACCTCAACCTGACGGGAGTTTTTCTCTGCACCCGCGCTGTTGCCAAAACCATGCTGAAGCAGAGATCGGGCCGCATTATTAATATCGCCTCCGTGGCCGGACAGATGGGCAACCCCGGTCAGGCTAACTACAGCGCTGCCAAAGCTGGAGTGATCGGCTTTACTAAGACCATCGCTAAGGAGATGGCCAGCCGAGGCGTCACGGTCAATGCCGTTGCTCCTGGCTTCATCACCACGGATATGACCGATGGCCTGTCTAATACCGAAGACATTCTCAAGTTCATTCCTCTGGGCCGCTTTGGCAAGCCAGAAGACATCGCCGGGATGGTGCGCTTTCTAGCTGTAGATCCCGCTGCCGCCTACATCACCGGCCAAACCTTCAACGTTGACGGCGGTATGGTGATGGCGTAG
- the trxA gene encoding thioredoxin, producing the protein MATKQQFQSFSDLLTESDRPVLVDFYANWCGPCKMMAGVLEQVNEQLKQQLKIVKIDTERYPDLAKQHRIHALPTLVLFKAGQPVDRIEGVLPADQLVQRLQPHLV; encoded by the coding sequence ATGGCTACTAAACAGCAATTTCAAAGCTTCAGCGATCTATTGACCGAATCTGATCGGCCTGTGCTGGTAGATTTTTATGCCAACTGGTGCGGCCCCTGCAAGATGATGGCGGGCGTTTTGGAGCAAGTAAACGAGCAGCTCAAGCAGCAGCTTAAGATCGTCAAGATCGACACCGAGCGCTATCCTGACCTGGCCAAGCAGCATCGGATTCATGCGCTGCCGACGTTAGTTCTGTTTAAAGCTGGACAACCTGTTGATCGAATCGAAGGGGTGTTGCCTGCCGACCAGTTAGTGCAGCGGCTGCAGCCTCACCTCGTCTAA
- a CDS encoding adenylate/guanylate cyclase domain-containing protein has protein sequence MDRQKQPLLRVNAIATLACQAIFLLGGSGVGASELKPSTDPPCQDMMQPALTLATLETFEALLGQRQTHPEQAAAIDAQIEALFSQELAVMVMDMAGFSRLTVDAGIIPSLAQIYQIRSLTVPLVEASGGRILKLEADNVYAVFPSAEQALMAMESVLSRLQAEDLHASIGIGFGEVLVVGERDVFGHEMNLASKLGEDIAEDDEILLTAAAFAALPALPPGVEPLQAEVSGLMLQLYRVPLQER, from the coding sequence ATGGATAGACAAAAGCAGCCTCTGCTAAGGGTAAATGCGATCGCAACTCTAGCCTGTCAGGCGATTTTCCTGCTGGGCGGCAGTGGCGTGGGTGCATCAGAACTGAAACCGAGTACTGATCCCCCTTGCCAAGATATGATGCAGCCCGCTTTGACCCTGGCTACGCTCGAAACGTTTGAGGCGCTGCTGGGGCAGCGACAGACCCATCCAGAGCAGGCGGCGGCTATTGATGCTCAGATAGAGGCTCTGTTTAGCCAGGAGCTAGCCGTCATGGTGATGGACATGGCGGGGTTTTCTCGGCTCACTGTAGATGCGGGGATCATTCCGTCCTTGGCTCAGATCTATCAGATTCGGTCGCTGACGGTGCCCTTAGTCGAAGCTTCTGGCGGACGCATTTTGAAGCTAGAGGCCGACAATGTCTATGCCGTGTTTCCCAGTGCTGAGCAGGCGCTGATGGCGATGGAGAGCGTGCTCAGTCGACTCCAGGCAGAAGACCTGCACGCCAGCATTGGCATTGGCTTTGGCGAGGTGCTGGTGGTGGGGGAGCGAGACGTCTTTGGCCACGAAATGAACTTGGCCTCGAAGCTGGGGGAAGACATTGCCGAAGACGATGAGATTTTGCTCACAGCCGCTGCCTTTGCTGCCCTGCCTGCCTTGCCCCCTGGTGTTGAACCCCTGCAGGCAGAAGTCTCTGGCCTAATGCTCCAACTCTACCGGGTGCCGCTCCAAGAGCGCTGA
- the folK gene encoding 2-amino-4-hydroxy-6-hydroxymethyldihydropteridine diphosphokinase, with translation MGMVSCAIALGSNLGDSRCILQDALTALDATEGITVLTHSRFYETAPVGPPQPDYLNCSVLLQTCLAPEALLRELLQIEASFGRVRRERWGPRLLDLDLILFGDLVLTTPTLQIPHPRMHERAFVLVPLAEVAPDWVEPISGKTIAQLVEQVDCSGVHLLGVKGS, from the coding sequence ATGGGGATGGTTTCTTGTGCGATCGCACTTGGCAGCAACTTAGGCGACTCCCGGTGCATCTTGCAAGATGCCCTGACTGCCCTGGATGCCACTGAGGGCATAACGGTCTTAACCCATTCCAGGTTTTATGAAACGGCCCCGGTTGGCCCGCCCCAGCCCGACTACCTCAACTGCTCTGTCCTGCTGCAAACCTGTCTGGCCCCAGAAGCCCTACTGCGAGAACTGCTGCAGATAGAGGCCAGCTTTGGCCGCGTGCGCCGCGAGCGTTGGGGGCCTCGGCTGCTCGATTTAGACCTGATCTTGTTTGGCGATCTGGTGCTGACTACCCCCACGCTGCAAATTCCCCACCCCCGGATGCACGAGCGGGCCTTTGTGCTGGTGCCCCTAGCAGAAGTTGCGCCAGACTGGGTCGAGCCGATCTCAGGCAAGACAATTGCCCAGCTGGTCGAACAGGTGGATTGCAGCGGCGTTCATTTACTCGGCGTTAAGGGAAGTTGA
- a CDS encoding NUDIX hydrolase, with translation MPLGHEPPQLLKQRLFYEGRKFNFEVIRLRLPNKAVGDWECVRHPGGALVIPLTAEGKLVLVRQYRFAMQGRLLEFPAGTIEPGESPAETVLREIEEETGYRAQTWKSLGKFPLAPGYSDEIIYAFLATDLEKLEMPPDMDEDEDMEVVLMTPAELEKAILAGEAIDAKSISSFFLAKPFLDSLLPQLGL, from the coding sequence ATGCCCCTTGGTCATGAACCGCCCCAACTGCTCAAGCAGCGCTTGTTTTACGAGGGCCGCAAGTTTAACTTTGAAGTGATTCGCCTGCGCCTGCCCAACAAAGCTGTTGGCGATTGGGAATGCGTGCGGCACCCCGGCGGAGCACTGGTAATTCCGCTGACGGCAGAGGGCAAGCTGGTGCTGGTGCGGCAGTACCGATTTGCAATGCAGGGACGCCTGCTGGAATTTCCGGCAGGCACGATTGAACCGGGCGAGTCTCCGGCAGAGACGGTGCTGCGAGAAATCGAGGAAGAAACAGGATACCGGGCTCAGACCTGGAAAAGCCTTGGCAAGTTTCCCCTAGCCCCCGGCTACTCCGACGAGATAATCTATGCCTTTCTAGCAACAGATTTGGAGAAGCTAGAAATGCCCCCCGATATGGACGAAGACGAGGATATGGAGGTGGTCTTGATGACCCCTGCAGAGCTAGAAAAAGCAATTTTGGCTGGCGAAGCGATCGATGCCAAATCAATCTCTAGCTTTTTTCTGGCCAAGCCGTTTCTCGACTCGCTGTTACCCCAATTAGGTTTGTAG
- a CDS encoding DUF4278 domain-containing protein: MQLSYRGAHYEAQQPNLQESNTEQIGTYRGARVQRKHFKLSQAYHGQVQLTYRGAKYNHEV, encoded by the coding sequence ATGCAACTGTCTTATCGTGGCGCACATTACGAAGCCCAGCAGCCCAACCTGCAGGAAAGCAATACCGAACAAATCGGTACCTATCGCGGCGCTCGGGTGCAGCGCAAGCACTTCAAGCTCAGCCAGGCTTACCACGGGCAGGTGCAGCTAACCTACCGAGGCGCTAAGTACAACCACGAAGTGTAA
- a CDS encoding FAD-binding domain-containing protein, producing MADLILFWHRRDLRISDNLGLAAARERSPKVVGVFCLDPGILETGDVPAVRATYLMGCLEELQSRYAAAGSRLLILKGDPKQKIPALAAALGAQAVFWNRDVEPYSRERDRAVAQALKEKGVEMRTTFWDQLLHGPGEIVSGSNAPYTVYTPFWRNWVRQPKAAPAPALAGAEDLTAAEQAAAAGAGAIALPSAKDLGFVWDTPLLLAPGEAAAQERLDYFCNSQPVEEYGEQRNFPATEGTSHLSAALKFGAIGVRTVWEAAFSAFERSRSDETRGNVQTWQQELAWREFYQHAMYHFPELSQGPYRDPLKDFPWDNDDDRFQAWCEGRTGYPIVDAAMRQMNEIGWMHNRCRMITASFLTKDLIINWQLGEKYFEQRLYDWDLSANNGGWQWSASSGMDPKPLRIFNPATQAQKYDPDGEYIRQWLPEIRHLDTELLVTGKIPKEECDRTGYPTPIVDHKQQQAIFKARYQAQRARVA from the coding sequence ATGGCTGATCTGATTCTGTTTTGGCATCGACGCGATCTGCGGATTTCTGACAACTTGGGGTTGGCCGCTGCTAGAGAACGCAGCCCTAAGGTGGTGGGCGTGTTTTGCCTAGACCCTGGCATTTTGGAGACGGGGGACGTGCCTGCGGTGCGAGCCACCTATCTGATGGGGTGTCTAGAGGAGCTGCAGAGCCGCTATGCAGCAGCAGGCAGCCGGTTGTTGATTTTGAAAGGCGATCCGAAGCAGAAAATTCCGGCTCTGGCTGCAGCCCTCGGAGCCCAAGCCGTATTTTGGAACCGCGACGTAGAGCCTTATTCTCGGGAGCGCGATAGAGCAGTGGCTCAGGCCCTTAAAGAGAAGGGCGTCGAGATGCGTACGACGTTTTGGGATCAGCTTTTGCATGGGCCGGGTGAGATTGTCAGCGGTTCTAATGCGCCCTATACCGTCTACACTCCCTTTTGGAGAAACTGGGTGAGGCAGCCTAAGGCGGCTCCAGCTCCGGCTCTAGCAGGCGCTGAGGACTTAACGGCGGCAGAACAGGCAGCGGCAGCAGGGGCGGGTGCGATCGCACTGCCCAGCGCCAAAGATTTAGGCTTTGTGTGGGATACGCCGCTGCTGTTGGCTCCTGGTGAAGCTGCAGCCCAAGAGCGGCTAGACTATTTCTGCAATAGCCAGCCGGTTGAGGAATATGGCGAACAGCGCAACTTCCCGGCTACCGAAGGCACTTCGCACCTGAGTGCGGCCCTTAAGTTTGGCGCGATTGGCGTTCGCACTGTGTGGGAAGCGGCGTTTTCGGCCTTTGAGCGCTCTCGCAGCGACGAAACTCGAGGCAATGTGCAGACCTGGCAGCAGGAGTTGGCCTGGCGCGAGTTTTATCAGCACGCAATGTATCATTTCCCGGAGCTGTCTCAAGGCCCATACCGCGACCCACTTAAGGATTTCCCCTGGGACAATGACGACGACCGCTTTCAGGCTTGGTGTGAGGGCCGCACGGGCTACCCCATTGTCGATGCGGCGATGCGACAGATGAACGAGATTGGCTGGATGCACAACCGCTGCCGCATGATTACGGCCAGCTTTCTCACCAAGGATTTAATTATTAACTGGCAGCTGGGCGAAAAGTACTTTGAGCAGCGGCTCTACGATTGGGATTTGTCGGCCAACAATGGCGGCTGGCAGTGGAGCGCTTCTAGCGGCATGGACCCCAAGCCCCTGCGAATTTTTAACCCAGCTACCCAAGCTCAAAAGTATGACCCCGACGGCGAATACATCCGCCAATGGCTACCGGAGATCCGCCATCTAGATACGGAGCTGCTGGTGACAGGCAAAATTCCTAAGGAGGAGTGCGATCGCACCGGCTACCCCACCCCAATTGTTGATCACAAGCAGCAGCAGGCTATTTTCAAAGCCCGCTACCAAGCGCAGCGGGCTCGAGTCGCCTGA
- a CDS encoding GNAT family N-acetyltransferase, with protein sequence MKLSAEDLAHEDQALHFGLFTADDLIACVVAIALDSSTTKLRQMAVAPEYQGQGCGRALLKQVEAILRQQGVRLVTLHARKTATAFYEKLGYQVEGSEFIEVTLPHYRMRKELETLSR encoded by the coding sequence TTGAAGCTATCAGCAGAAGATCTAGCCCACGAAGACCAGGCGCTGCACTTTGGTCTATTCACGGCTGATGATCTGATCGCCTGTGTGGTTGCGATCGCGCTGGATTCATCCACCACCAAACTGCGGCAGATGGCGGTTGCACCAGAGTATCAGGGGCAAGGCTGCGGGAGAGCGCTGCTAAAGCAGGTCGAAGCTATTCTACGGCAGCAGGGGGTTCGCTTGGTGACTCTGCACGCGCGCAAGACGGCAACTGCATTTTATGAAAAACTGGGATACCAGGTCGAGGGGTCAGAATTCATTGAGGTGACGCTGCCGCATTACCGAATGAGGAAGGAGCTTGAGACCTTGAGCCGGTAA
- a CDS encoding sigma-70 family RNA polymerase sigma factor, with product MKSDEELAQEAQHSSEAFAELYRRHLKAVYRYQFARLGNVHDAQDLTAQTFLAAQEGIASFRRRGKFAAWLMGVAYRKNVDYFRRKRSTLPLEAATKVEDNSIAPEDFAERQLSLDQVAQALSQLTPERAEAIALQIFGGLSLAEVAQVMEKSPAAVKMLISRALKDLRNYLATTCE from the coding sequence ATGAAGTCAGATGAGGAACTGGCCCAGGAAGCACAGCACAGTTCAGAGGCTTTTGCCGAGCTTTACCGCCGACATCTCAAAGCCGTCTACCGCTACCAGTTTGCCAGACTTGGTAATGTTCACGATGCTCAGGACTTAACTGCCCAAACATTTTTGGCAGCCCAAGAAGGCATTGCCAGTTTTCGACGACGGGGCAAGTTTGCAGCTTGGCTCATGGGAGTTGCCTACCGAAAAAACGTAGACTACTTCCGCCGCAAACGCTCGACGCTGCCCTTAGAAGCAGCCACTAAAGTCGAGGATAATTCTATTGCGCCAGAAGACTTTGCTGAGCGGCAATTATCGCTTGATCAGGTGGCTCAAGCCCTTAGCCAACTGACTCCAGAACGAGCAGAAGCGATCGCACTTCAAATTTTTGGTGGGTTGAGCCTTGCTGAAGTGGCCCAAGTCATGGAAAAAAGCCCAGCTGCCGTCAAGATGCTAATTTCCCGCGCGTTGAAAGATCTCCGTAATTACTTAGCAACAACCTGTGAGTAA
- a CDS encoding LptA/OstA family protein, with protein MNSKDQSSELSQADSALLSQLSRAAEEIEPDSTFEAQLETKLLQARQSASRDTHQPKLPSRGLRRRAALVAYASLAIAAGLSITTITSGWLPEWVVSALTSTIDPQANAQTTAQLKETGQIFVRADAQEVNEETQEVRAIGNAAFIYPEAQIEANADEIRYVPTDQQIVLLGNVRISQRGEQLQGTSAICSIDKKQCRLSED; from the coding sequence ATGAATTCTAAAGATCAGTCCAGTGAGCTGTCTCAGGCAGATTCAGCCTTACTTTCCCAACTAAGCCGCGCTGCAGAGGAAATTGAGCCAGATTCAACTTTTGAGGCCCAACTAGAAACCAAACTGTTGCAGGCTCGGCAGTCAGCATCGAGAGACACCCATCAACCGAAACTTCCCTCTAGAGGGTTGCGTCGGCGTGCTGCTTTAGTCGCGTATGCTTCGCTTGCGATCGCAGCTGGTTTAAGCATTACAACTATCACCTCCGGATGGCTGCCTGAGTGGGTAGTATCCGCTCTTACCTCAACAATTGATCCCCAAGCAAACGCACAGACCACTGCCCAACTTAAGGAAACGGGGCAAATTTTTGTGCGTGCAGATGCTCAGGAAGTCAATGAAGAGACACAGGAAGTAAGAGCAATTGGCAACGCTGCTTTTATCTATCCAGAAGCTCAAATTGAAGCTAATGCTGATGAAATTCGATATGTGCCAACAGATCAGCAGATTGTTCTCTTGGGTAATGTTCGAATTTCACAGAGAGGCGAGCAATTGCAAGGTACAAGCGCAATTTGTTCAATTGACAAAAAGCAGTGCCGCTTAAGTGAAGATTAA